The following coding sequences lie in one Fusarium poae strain DAOMC 252244 chromosome 1, whole genome shotgun sequence genomic window:
- a CDS encoding hypothetical protein (TransMembrane:1 (o6-25i)) encodes MVVKLFIYAAIVVGLAYLALVFPRLQQEYKLWSHRSQLPPGPKTIRTGIRKPWLWFQELSQQYGDVVYLQLGPTPTIILGSAQAAWDLLEKRGAVFSSRPRFIMGGELLSGGMRGLMAPYASYWRRWRKLLHSGFMQRQSETYRPIQSLESKVLMHELLKSPQDFRTHLERYAASVIVTVTYGRRVEDVRSDIVVKRNAEAMERLTLVNIPGKYSVERYPALKYVPSFLAPWKKQVLQQREKDIHLYTELMNEVREKVERGTAPTCFAKHLLEEQHNLGMTDLEIAYTAGSPFGAGVETSAGSLASFLLACVKFGPQFIPKAQEELDRVVGSDRLPTFNDLPKLEYVRAIASETLRWRPVAVLGGTPHASTEDHVYKGMFIPKGSTIIAPLWTLHLNEADFPQPHEFRPERFMEERDYPGTLGHSAFGWGRRVCPGMHLGAASVTLNIARILWGFEVNPEKDEKGRDIEVDIFAYSDGFNSSPLPFPCSITPRSESHAQIIEKEHGYALDDLVEYTAVTSKVS; translated from the exons ATGGTCGTCAAACTCTTCATCTACGCTGCCATCGTGGTGGGGTTGGCATATCTGGCCCTTGTATTTCCAAGA CTCCAACAAGAATACAAACTCTGGTCTCATCGCTCTCAACTACCTCCCGGTCCAAAGACGATCAGAACTGGCATCCGCAAACCATGGCTCTGGTTCCAAGAACTAAGCCAACAATACGGAGACGTAGTGTACCTCCAACTTGGCCCTACACCGACCATCATTCTTGGTTCCGCACAAGCAGCATGGGATCTCCTCGAGAAGCGCGGGGCGGTATTCTCATCGCGACCACGCTTTATCATGGGTGGTGAGCTGTTATCTGGTGGTATGAGAGGCCTCATGGCGCCTTACGCGTCATATTGGAGACGCTGGAGAAAGCTTTTACACAGTGGGTTCATGCAACGGCAGAGTGAGACATATCGGCCCATCCAGAGTCTTGAGAGTAAGGTTTTGATGCACGAGCTTTTGAAGAGTCCTCAAGATTTCAGGACGCATTTGGAAAGGTATGCTGCGAGTGTGATTGTTACGGTTACATATGGCAGGAGAGTTGAGGACGTAAGGAGTGACATTGTGGTCAAGCGGAATGCCGAAGCCATGGAGCGTCTGACATTAGTAAA CATCCCGGGGAAGTATTCCGTCGAGCGGTATCCCGCACTCAAATACGTACCCAGCTTCCTCGCTCCTTGGAAAAAGCAAGTCTTGCAGCAACGCGAAAAGGATATCCATCTCTACACGGAACTCATGAATGAAGTTCGGGAAAAGGTGGAAAGAGGTACTGCACCAACATGTTTTGCCAAGCACCTTCTCGAAGAACAGCATAATCTTGGAATGACTGATCTCGAAATCGCGTATACAGCAGGATCACCTTTCGGCGCTGGTGTTGAGACT TCTGCTGGATCACTTGCAAGCTTCCTGCTCGCATGTGTCAAATTCGGACCTCAGTTCATTCCcaaagctcaagaagaacttGATCGTGTCGTTGGAAGCGACAGACTTCCCACGTTTAACGATCTACCCAAGCTCGAGTATGTCAGAGCAATCGCATCTGAGACTCTTCGGTGGAGACCTGTCGCTGTTCTTGGTGGAACACCTCATGCAAGTACAGAGGACCATGTATACAAGGGAATGTTCATTCCGAAAGGAAGCACAATTATTGCACCGCTATGGACAC TCCATCTCAATGAGGCCGACTTCCCACAACCACACGAGTTTAGGCCCGAGCGCTTCATGGAAGAGAGGGACTACCCCGGCACACTGGGTCATAGCGCCTTTGGCTGGGGACGTCGCGTTTGTCCTGGAATGCATCTCGGTGCTGCATCCGTGACACTCAACATTGCGCGAATTCTTTGGGGCTTCGAGGTCAATCCGGAGAAAGACGAGAAGGGCCgggatattgaagtcgacaT CTTCGCTTATTCGGATGGCTTCAATTCTAGCCCGTTGCCATTTCCATGTTCCATAACACCTCGTTCCGAGAGTCACGCTCAGATTATTGAGAAGGAACATGGATATGCGTTGGATGACTTGGTTGAATACACTGCTGTGACGAGTAAAGTGTCTTGA